The Chryseobacterium geocarposphaerae genome window below encodes:
- the adhP gene encoding alcohol dehydrogenase AdhP — MIPKTMKAAVVQGYGQPLKIEEVPVREPGRYEVLVKVIACGVCHTDLHAVDGDWPAKPKMPLIPGHEGVGIVIACGPEAYVKEGDAVGVPWLYSACGCCDYCITGWETLCEAQKNGGYSVDGGFAEYVIADSRYVGHLKSDVNFLEIAPILCAGVTVYKGLKETETKPGEWVAISGIGGLGHVAVQYAKAMGMHVAAIDVADDKLDLAKKLGADLVVNAKNTDPGEYLHKEVGGMHGALITAVSPIAFKQGIDVLRRKGTIALNGLPPGSFELPIFETVLKRITVRGSIVGTRKDLQEALDFANEGLVKATVTPAKLEDINNVFDKMKKGQIDGRIVLDIAGSN; from the coding sequence ATGATTCCAAAAACAATGAAAGCTGCCGTTGTTCAAGGCTATGGACAACCCTTAAAAATAGAAGAAGTTCCGGTAAGAGAGCCCGGAAGATATGAAGTTTTGGTAAAAGTAATTGCATGTGGAGTTTGCCATACAGACTTACACGCTGTTGACGGAGACTGGCCTGCAAAGCCTAAAATGCCATTGATTCCCGGGCATGAAGGGGTCGGAATTGTGATCGCTTGCGGACCGGAAGCTTATGTAAAGGAGGGTGATGCGGTAGGAGTTCCATGGCTGTATTCCGCTTGCGGATGTTGTGATTACTGCATTACGGGTTGGGAAACCCTTTGTGAAGCCCAAAAAAACGGAGGTTATAGTGTTGATGGAGGTTTTGCAGAATATGTTATTGCAGACTCACGATATGTTGGCCATTTGAAATCCGATGTTAACTTTTTAGAAATCGCACCTATTCTTTGTGCGGGGGTAACGGTTTACAAAGGTTTAAAAGAAACCGAAACAAAACCAGGAGAGTGGGTAGCTATTTCAGGAATTGGAGGATTGGGGCACGTTGCGGTACAATATGCAAAAGCCATGGGGATGCATGTTGCGGCGATTGATGTTGCAGATGACAAATTAGATTTAGCGAAAAAATTGGGAGCAGACTTAGTGGTCAATGCAAAAAACACAGATCCTGGAGAATATCTTCATAAAGAAGTCGGCGGAATGCACGGCGCGTTGATTACGGCGGTCTCTCCCATTGCTTTTAAACAGGGGATTGATGTTCTGAGAAGAAAAGGAACTATTGCTTTGAATGGTCTTCCTCCGGGCTCCTTTGAATTACCGATTTTTGAAACGGTGCTGAAGAGAATAACTGTAAGGGGTTCAATTGTAGGAACCAGAAAAGATCTTCAGGAAGCCCTGGACTTTGCCAATGAAGGATTGGTAAAGGCAACGGTGACTCCTGCAAAATTAGAAGATATCAATAATGTTTTTGATAAAATGAAAAAAGGGCAGATTGATGGCAGAATCGTTCTCGATATTGCAGGCTCAAATTAA
- a CDS encoding aldehyde dehydrogenase family protein encodes MSTTAQLQSGTLLQWPEFKSRYDNYINGKFTAPVNGQYFDVVSPVDGRNFTQAAHSSKEDLELAVNAAEKAFQTWKDTSSTERSIILNKIADRIEQNLEYIATVETIDNGKAVRETLAADIPLAIDHFRYFASVIRAEEGSHNELDKDTVSLIVHEPLGVIAQIIPWNFPILMAVWKLAPALAAGNCVVLKPAESTPISIMVLMELIGDLLPPGVVNIVNGFGAELGRALVTNPKVAKAAFTGSTATGRLVMQYATENIIPVTLELGGKSPNVFFSSVMDADDEFLDKAIEGAVLFALNQGEICTCPSRLLVQEDIADAFIAKVIERVKAIKVGNPLDKTVMMGAQASKIQKDKILSYIQLGKEEGAEVLVGGDVNNVGEGLENGYYIQPTIFKGNNRMRIFQEEIFGPVLAFTTFKDEEEALRIANDTIYGLGAGVWTRDAHQLYNIPRQIQAGRVWVNQYHSYPAGAPFGGYKQSGIGRENHKMMLDHYRQTKNMLISYNKNKLGFF; translated from the coding sequence ATGAGCACTACAGCACAACTACAATCAGGTACTTTATTACAGTGGCCTGAATTTAAAAGCAGATATGATAACTATATTAACGGAAAATTTACAGCACCTGTAAACGGGCAGTATTTTGACGTAGTTTCTCCTGTTGATGGAAGAAATTTCACACAGGCGGCTCACTCTTCAAAAGAAGATTTGGAATTGGCGGTAAATGCTGCAGAAAAAGCATTTCAGACCTGGAAAGATACTTCTTCTACAGAAAGGAGTATTATTTTAAACAAAATTGCAGACAGAATCGAGCAGAATTTAGAGTACATCGCAACGGTTGAAACGATAGACAACGGAAAAGCTGTAAGAGAAACTTTAGCAGCAGATATTCCTCTGGCAATTGACCATTTCAGGTATTTTGCTTCGGTAATCAGGGCTGAAGAAGGTTCTCATAATGAACTGGATAAAGATACGGTTTCTCTTATTGTCCATGAACCTCTTGGCGTTATCGCTCAAATCATTCCATGGAATTTTCCAATTTTAATGGCGGTTTGGAAGCTGGCTCCCGCTTTGGCAGCAGGAAACTGTGTGGTGTTAAAACCTGCCGAAAGTACACCGATCTCCATTATGGTTTTGATGGAACTAATTGGCGATTTACTTCCTCCTGGAGTTGTAAATATTGTGAACGGCTTCGGAGCAGAATTAGGAAGGGCTTTAGTGACAAATCCAAAAGTGGCAAAAGCAGCATTTACGGGTTCTACAGCCACAGGTCGTTTGGTAATGCAGTATGCAACAGAAAATATTATCCCTGTAACATTGGAGTTGGGAGGAAAATCTCCGAACGTTTTCTTCAGTTCGGTAATGGATGCCGATGATGAATTTTTAGATAAAGCGATTGAAGGAGCGGTTCTTTTTGCTCTAAATCAGGGTGAAATCTGTACCTGCCCGTCAAGATTATTAGTTCAGGAAGATATTGCAGATGCTTTCATCGCGAAAGTGATCGAAAGAGTAAAAGCGATTAAAGTAGGTAACCCACTGGATAAAACCGTAATGATGGGAGCTCAGGCTTCTAAGATTCAAAAAGATAAAATCCTTTCTTACATTCAGTTAGGAAAAGAAGAAGGAGCAGAAGTGCTTGTTGGTGGAGATGTGAACAATGTTGGTGAAGGTTTGGAAAACGGATACTATATCCAACCGACTATTTTTAAAGGAAACAACAGGATGAGAATTTTCCAGGAAGAAATTTTCGGACCAGTATTGGCTTTTACCACGTTTAAAGATGAAGAGGAAGCATTACGAATTGCAAACGATACTATTTATGGTCTTGGAGCTGGAGTTTGGACAAGAGATGCACACCAGCTATACAATATCCCGCGCCAGATTCAGGCAGGCAGAGTTTGGGTGAACCAGTATCATTCTTATCCGGCAGGGGCGCCTTTCGGAGGCTATAAACAGTCGGGAATCGGCCGTGAAAACCATAAAATGATGTTGGATCACTACCGTCAGACCAAAAACATGTTGATTTCATACAACAAAAACAAATTAGGTTTCTTTTAA
- a CDS encoding AraC family transcriptional regulator, which translates to MNNNKILLETPELKRENQLLHLVENQTKFNLNNCEFSIYETHKAAFDVKLHFETIAFTAMLRGKKHMKLDNKTNYFDYYPGESVLVSPGETMVIDFPEADETPSQCISLSLNPEFIENSLNHLNYHLPKVDETSRWNIELDEYFLFNNQSLASATNNIMRIAMDDNSQKDIMADFALKELLIRLMQTQARSMVEKNIVKNKSRIGFAVDYIRKNLHQKLSIESIAKLAYVSKSNFFKMFKDELGTSPNDFILQERINKAKELLASQNSIKETAYQTGFSDTNYFTRVFKQLVGVTPKNYQDKVLFLE; encoded by the coding sequence ATGAACAATAACAAGATTTTATTAGAAACTCCCGAATTAAAAAGGGAAAACCAGCTATTACATCTGGTTGAAAATCAGACAAAATTCAATCTAAACAATTGTGAATTTAGCATTTATGAAACCCATAAGGCTGCATTTGATGTAAAACTGCATTTTGAAACAATAGCATTCACCGCAATGCTCCGTGGAAAAAAACATATGAAACTGGATAATAAGACGAATTACTTTGACTATTATCCTGGAGAAAGTGTGCTTGTTTCACCGGGAGAGACAATGGTAATTGATTTTCCTGAAGCAGATGAAACGCCATCACAATGCATTTCTTTGAGCCTGAATCCTGAATTTATTGAAAATTCTCTGAATCATTTAAACTATCATCTTCCTAAAGTAGATGAAACTTCCCGGTGGAATATTGAGCTGGATGAATATTTTTTGTTTAACAATCAGTCTTTGGCTTCGGCTACCAATAATATCATGAGAATTGCGATGGATGATAATTCCCAAAAAGATATTATGGCCGATTTCGCCTTAAAAGAACTTTTGATCCGTCTGATGCAAACTCAGGCGAGAAGTATGGTGGAAAAGAATATTGTAAAGAATAAATCCAGAATCGGCTTTGCTGTAGATTATATCAGAAAAAATCTTCACCAGAAATTATCGATTGAGAGTATTGCCAAACTGGCTTATGTAAGCAAATCAAATTTCTTTAAAATGTTTAAAGATGAGCTGGGAACTTCTCCGAATGATTTTATTTTACAGGAAAGAATTAATAAGGCAAAAGAATTGTTAGCGAGTCAGAACAGTATTAAAGAAACGGCTTACCAGACCGGTTTTTCGGATACCAATTACTTCACAAGAGTATTCAAGCAACTGGTAGGAGTTACCCCAAAAAACTACCAGGATAAGGTTTTATTTTTAGAATAA
- a CDS encoding hydroxymethylglutaryl-CoA synthase family protein — MTFGIEAASYYVPSLYLEIKDLAEKRGIEPAKLEKGLGLHKMGFPDVHEDAATFAAEALLKLIKDYNINPKEISRIYLGTESALDAAKPTASYAMQMVEKVLEAEFGERCFKNCDVVDMTFACIGAVDALHNSLDFVRANPDKKAVVIASDYAKYELVSSGEYTQGGGAVAVLVSSKPELIEIENNWGVATESVFDFFKPRRHFTKEDLTNAPENFPEKIEVFTDEPVFDGQYSNQCYQDRIREAYNHYKEITGKNKPYEIWKYLIFHLPYAFHGKRVFTEIYSLENGLSYETPDEQKSVAKSEEYIQFINDKIEKSQRASSEIGNMYTASIFMALLSALQTSFNENEELAGQEIGFLGYGSGSKSKVFAGKVSENWKNVVAKWDLFEGLKNRKAIDFDTYEKLHRKQLENSVNNNYKGFGLQSVELESPVLKGARYYNYQG; from the coding sequence ATGACTTTTGGAATCGAAGCAGCAAGCTATTATGTACCTTCCTTATATTTGGAAATTAAGGATTTAGCAGAAAAAAGAGGAATTGAACCTGCAAAACTGGAAAAAGGACTAGGATTGCATAAAATGGGTTTTCCTGATGTTCATGAAGATGCAGCAACCTTTGCAGCCGAAGCTTTGCTGAAACTGATTAAAGATTACAATATCAATCCAAAAGAAATATCAAGAATTTATCTGGGAACAGAAAGTGCTCTGGATGCGGCAAAACCAACGGCTTCTTACGCCATGCAGATGGTTGAAAAAGTCTTAGAAGCAGAATTCGGAGAAAGATGTTTCAAAAACTGTGACGTGGTAGATATGACTTTTGCTTGTATCGGAGCAGTAGACGCTCTTCACAATTCTTTAGATTTCGTAAGAGCAAATCCTGACAAAAAAGCGGTGGTTATTGCGAGTGATTACGCAAAATATGAGCTGGTTTCTTCCGGTGAATATACGCAGGGTGGAGGTGCTGTTGCTGTTTTAGTATCTTCCAAGCCTGAGTTAATAGAAATTGAAAACAATTGGGGAGTAGCTACAGAATCTGTTTTCGACTTTTTCAAGCCGAGACGCCATTTTACAAAAGAAGATTTAACAAATGCTCCCGAAAATTTCCCTGAGAAAATTGAAGTTTTTACGGATGAACCTGTTTTTGACGGACAATATTCCAACCAATGTTATCAGGACAGAATCAGAGAAGCTTATAATCATTATAAAGAGATTACCGGAAAAAATAAACCTTATGAGATCTGGAAATATCTCATTTTCCATCTTCCTTATGCTTTTCACGGAAAAAGAGTTTTCACTGAAATTTACAGCTTAGAAAACGGATTGTCTTATGAAACTCCTGATGAGCAAAAATCGGTTGCAAAATCTGAGGAATATATTCAGTTTATCAATGATAAAATTGAGAAATCCCAAAGAGCTTCTTCAGAAATTGGAAATATGTATACAGCCTCTATTTTTATGGCTTTACTTTCCGCATTGCAGACTTCTTTCAACGAAAATGAAGAATTAGCTGGGCAGGAAATCGGATTTTTAGGCTATGGAAGCGGTTCCAAGTCTAAAGTCTTTGCCGGAAAAGTTTCTGAAAACTGGAAAAATGTGGTGGCAAAATGGGATTTATTTGAAGGATTAAAAAACAGAAAGGCAATCGATTTTGATACCTATGAAAAGCTACATAGAAAGCAATTGGAAAATTCTGTGAACAACAACTATAAAGGTTTCGGATTACAATCTGTAGAATTGGAAAGCCCTGTTTTGAAAGGAGCAAGATATTACAATTATCAAGGGTAA
- a CDS encoding T9SS type A sorting domain-containing protein, whose protein sequence is MKTSLFFKLMMNRQFFSFLLMLFVIGFNAQVSTFPWTETFEDSSPTRASWTQIYETNNVSWTFTSAATTGSIGVTAFAGTKFANFPANTTSADKTKLVSPPLNSANLTSPKISFYLINPQQNGNANWVRIYYRMSATDPWSTLMGFQPPFASWYLFANIGMPPNIYQVAIECENAQGYSTLIDNVTISNDVLSSKEISKLSNTQIKYFPNPVKDILNFKGEERIQEISIYDESGKKVQTNKVEADQGSMNVSALSGGMYIVSGKTENGEIKTFKMIKK, encoded by the coding sequence ATGAAAACAAGTCTATTTTTTAAATTGATGATGAATCGTCAATTTTTTTCTTTTTTATTGATGCTTTTTGTAATTGGTTTTAATGCGCAGGTTTCTACATTTCCCTGGACAGAAACTTTCGAAGACAGTTCGCCAACCAGAGCAAGCTGGACGCAAATATATGAAACGAATAATGTGAGCTGGACTTTTACTTCTGCGGCAACTACGGGAAGTATAGGAGTTACAGCTTTTGCAGGAACTAAATTTGCCAATTTTCCTGCAAATACCACTTCTGCTGACAAAACCAAACTGGTAAGTCCTCCTTTAAACTCTGCGAATCTTACTTCTCCTAAAATCAGTTTCTATCTTATCAATCCGCAACAGAATGGCAATGCAAACTGGGTAAGAATTTATTATAGAATGTCCGCTACAGATCCTTGGTCAACATTGATGGGATTTCAGCCTCCTTTCGCTTCCTGGTATCTTTTTGCCAATATCGGGATGCCGCCCAATATTTATCAGGTTGCTATAGAATGTGAAAATGCTCAGGGATATTCTACATTAATAGATAATGTTACCATAAGTAATGATGTTTTAAGCAGCAAAGAAATTTCAAAGCTGTCGAATACACAGATTAAATATTTCCCGAATCCGGTAAAGGATATTCTGAACTTTAAAGGAGAAGAAAGAATACAGGAAATCAGTATTTATGACGAATCAGGGAAAAAGGTTCAGACCAATAAGGTTGAAGCTGATCAGGGGAGTATGAATGTTTCTGCTTTAAGCGGTGGAATGTATATTGTTTCAGGTAAAACTGAGAATGGAGAAATAAAAACATTTAAAATGATAAAAAAATAA